One Parashewanella spongiae genomic window, GTTCAGCACTCACCTGATGGTCAATTCGGGTTGTTTAATCTTGTATTTAACTTCAATAGATTAAAGTTAAATTGTGCGTTCAACCGATTTATTTAGGATTATTGAGCAATAAATAGTAATCAATGGCGCGCATAATAAAGACTAATCATCACAAGGTTTAGCGAAAAAGATGGAACTGTGATCTGCATTAGATGCTAATTATTAATTCTACGGAGCATGCATTATACCAATTACAGTAATTAATCTCTCACTCAGCAAGAGATAAAGGTTTTCAGTACAAGGCGCATGTTCGAAGTAATATCGGGATAATTCAAGAACGTGCAACGCAGTAATGGAAACCTTTAGCCTAGCCCTTCGGGAGCTTGTATGCGCAAAAATTACTTCATAAAATTATCTCAACGTAGCAATGTAATAACGACAGTTTTGTATGTCGGTAATAACTATGTTTTCACTAATTTCGTTTGTACTTTGTGCGCATACATAGCTCTGAGTTGAGCATTTAATTACTGTAATTGGTATTATTATTGGTTAACCTTGATATTTGACCTCCTCGCCCTTATTAACAGAATTAGCGTCATAAATTCTTAGAGGACACCTATGAGCAACCCTTTATTGGTTTCAACTGATTTACCACAATTTTCAGCCATCAAGCCAGAGCACATTCAGCCAGCCGTTGAACACGCCATTGAGCATTGTCGTAATACCATCGAAGCGGTTGTGAATACCAAAGCGCCTTTAACATGGGAAACCTTAATTACGCCTCTCGAACAAGCGGATGACGCACTCAGCCAAGTCTGGTCTCCTGTATCACACATGAATTCAGTAGTCAGTAATGACCCATGGCGAGAAGCTCACGATGCATGCTTACCCTTACTCTCCGATTACAGTACATTCGTTGGTCAGCACCAAGGTTTATTCAATGCCTACGTTTCATTAAGGGACTCTGATGAGTTTTCATCGTTATCAAAGGCCAAACAGACTACCATTGAACATGCTATCCGCGACTTTAAGCTTTCAGGGATAGGCCTAAAAGATGACGCCAAACTTCGTTACGGAGAAATACAAAAGCGCACATCAGAGCTCACCAGCCAATTTTCGAATCAACTGCTCGATGCCACTAATGCTTGGAGCAAACTTATCACTGACGAAAAGGAGCTCGCAGGCCTACCTGAGTCGGCCATTGCCGCGGCAAAAGCCATGGCAGAAGAAAAAGAACTCACAGGATGGTTATTCACATTAGACTTCCCTTCATATTTACCGGTAATGACCTACTGCGACAACCGTACGTTACGAGCTGAATGTTATAAAGCTTTCGTTACCCGAGCCTCCGATCAAGGCCCAAATGCTGGAAAATTCGACAATACTGAGCTGATGAATGAAATTGTAGCCCTGAGACATGAAGTGTCGCAATTATTAGGCTTTGATAATTACGCCGATAAATCACTCGCCACAAAAATGGCAGAAAATCCCCAACAAGTTTTGGATTTTCTTAATCAACTTGCCGCTCGCTCAAAACCTCAAGCAGAAACAGAATTAAAAGCACTCACGGCTTACGCAAAAAGTGAATTTAGTGTGGATCAGCTCGACGCGTGGGATTTACCCTATTACAGTGAGAAATTGCAACAGCATCAATATCAAATTTCTCAAGAGACATTACGCCCCTACTTCCCTGAAGATAAAGTGCTTTCAGGGTTATTTTATACCGTAAATAAATTATTCGGCTTGCAAATCTCTGAGCAAACCAATGTCGATACTTGGCATAAAGATGTTCGTTTTTTCAATATCCTTGATGCTAGTGGTGAACACCGCGGTAGCTTTTACCTTGATCTTTATGCACGTAGTGGCAAGCGTGGTGGTGCATGGATGGACGACTGCCGTGTACGCCGACAAACCAGCACAGGTTTGCAAAACCCGATTGCCTATTTAACCTGTAATTTTAACTCTCCAGTTGATGGCAAGCCGGCCTTATTTACCCATGATGAAGTCATTACCTTGTTCCATGAATTTGGTCATGGTATTCATCATATGCTAACGCAAATTGATGTTGCAGATGTATCCGGAA contains:
- the prlC gene encoding oligopeptidase A, translating into MSNPLLVSTDLPQFSAIKPEHIQPAVEHAIEHCRNTIEAVVNTKAPLTWETLITPLEQADDALSQVWSPVSHMNSVVSNDPWREAHDACLPLLSDYSTFVGQHQGLFNAYVSLRDSDEFSSLSKAKQTTIEHAIRDFKLSGIGLKDDAKLRYGEIQKRTSELTSQFSNQLLDATNAWSKLITDEKELAGLPESAIAAAKAMAEEKELTGWLFTLDFPSYLPVMTYCDNRTLRAECYKAFVTRASDQGPNAGKFDNTELMNEIVALRHEVSQLLGFDNYADKSLATKMAENPQQVLDFLNQLAARSKPQAETELKALTAYAKSEFSVDQLDAWDLPYYSEKLQQHQYQISQETLRPYFPEDKVLSGLFYTVNKLFGLQISEQTNVDTWHKDVRFFNILDASGEHRGSFYLDLYARSGKRGGAWMDDCRVRRQTSTGLQNPIAYLTCNFNSPVDGKPALFTHDEVITLFHEFGHGIHHMLTQIDVADVSGINGVPWDAVELPSQFLENWCWQEEALVHISGHYETGEPLPKNLLDKMLAARNFQSGMAMVRQLEFSLFDFTLHRDFDPAHGARVQQVLDKVRAQVAVIKPASFNRFQHSFGHIFAGGYAAGYYSYKWAEVLSADAFSRFEEEGIFNPETGKSFLNNILEMGGSEEPMELFKRFRGREPQIDALLRHSGIAA